GATTCCAGGCACGGCCCGATCCTCCCGGCCTCATTGCGGGCGGGCACGAGAATGGAGACCAGGGGGACCTCCGAGGAAGGGATGGCCCGGCTCCGCGGGCGGCGGAAACACAACAGATTGGCGGCGAGGTTGGAACCCAATCCCAGGGTGATGAGAAAACCGGCCAGGGCGAGGTAATCCAGGACGGACATGGTGAAAGGGCGGCTCAATTGACCGGCTTGAATTCGTGCCAGCGTCCACGCAGGAAATGGATGACCGCCTCCCAAACCTTGTTGACCGACCATCCCGGATTCATCAGAGGCTCAAAGCCTGACAAGTCACCGGAGCTTTCGCTTTCCCGAAGCTCATCGGCCAATTGCTGGAGACTCTGCTGGATCCATGCTTCGGAAACCTCCGCCGCGGTATGGGGCTCGCCCACCGCGATCAGGACCTCGGGACGTTGCTCACGGAAAAAGGCGTAGCGGAAGGCCACCGGAATCATCAGCGACTGGTTGCTGCGCTGGCCGATGAAGCCGGCCCCGGGACGGATTTCCACCGGGTCTTGGGAGCCGACCATTTTGCCCTGGGGAAAAATCCAGAGCATGGTGTCGGGACGCTTGAGAAGCTTGAGGCTGTAGAAAACCGCGCCGGCGGCCCGGAGGCTGTTGCCGGGGTCGACAGAAAAGGCCCCGAGTCGCGTGAAGAACCGGTAGTGGCGGAGCTGCTTCTCCTCCATCATGCAAAAAAACTGGCGCTCGGGCACAAACCGGGTGAGAAAGAAGATGATGAGCCCGTCCCACCAGTTGGTGTGGTTGGCAAAGGCAATGACCGAACGTCCCGCGGGCAGGCCACGCAGGTGGCCCATGCCACGGATCCGGATGGTATGAAAATGACGCCTCAGGCTCGGGCGGAGATAAGCCCGGTAGAACAATTCATCCAGCAGGGGTTCTTTTCTGGCCGCGATCATGGAAAAACAAAATACTAACCTCGTCCGGAAGGCGAGGTCATCATCAAAATGTGTTTATCACCGGAACCACACCCGCATGGCCAGCAGGCACTTGCGGGAGAGCGGGACATGGCGGCGCGCGGTAAAAACATCATAGTCCGCCTCTTCCACCGCATCGAGGATGCCGGCGTAGATGGTGCTCATCAACCAGACCGTGCGTTGCGAACCGTCGCGTGGCAGGGCACGGATGCCGGGTTCCGCGGAAGCGTAGGCCGCCCGGGCCCGCCCGGTCTGGAAACGCATGAACTCGCGCCACTCCGGCGTGACCTGCCCGCGGGCCAGGAATGCGCGGTCCAGCCCGAAACGTGCCAGTTCCTCCTTTGGCAGATAGACCCGCCCCAGACGCAGATCCTCCGCCACGTCCCGGAGGATGTTGGTCAGTTGCATGGCCTCGCCCAATTCCACCGCCCGGGGATCGTGGGTCCGGTCTTCCATGCCAAAAATCCGGGTCATCATCAGACCGACCACTCCGGCCACGTAATAGCAATAGGACTTGAGGGAGGGCCAGTCGGGCAACTCCACTTCCGCGCGGTCCAAACGCACCCCGTGCAGCAGGTCGCGGTAGAGATCCGCGGGAATCCCGCAGACTTCGGTCGTGTGCAAAAAAGCATCGACCCAGGGCAGGCGTCGGCGCTCCCCGGTGATGGTGCCGGATCCCGAGGCCACCCGCGCGACAAAATCCTCCAATTCCCGCACCGCTTCGTCCATGGCCGCGGGGGAATCAGCCCGGTCCACCCGGTCGTCCAGATACCGGCAAAAGGAATAGAGCGCGTAGGCGTGGCGCTTTTTATCGTGCGGCAAAGCCACCGAGGCAAAGTAAAAGCTTTTGGCGTGCAAGCGGGTCACATCGGCCGCGGCCCGGTAGGATCGGTCAACAATCAAGTCCATGCGGCCCCCATCAACGCCCCTTGCCATCCCCGCGGCAAGCGCAAAAACTTGCGCATCAAACCATCACCCGTGCCTGCTGACGGATGAGACGCAAAGCCGTGTGGATGCGGGCGGACTCGTTTTCGGTGAATACGCCCGAATCCACCTCCCCAGCGGCCTGTGTGAAGAGGTCTTCCGCCCGTTGCTTCATGACCTCCAGGGCACCGGATTTGAGAATGAGATCGCGCAGCTTGACCAGCGTCGATTCCGTCCGGCGGGCGGAATTGAGGCACAGTTGGAGGAAGGAGCGGTCCACCTCATCCAAACGGTCGTAGGCGCAACGCACCACCAGGGTTTTTTTGCCCTCCAACAGGTCGGTGCACGAACTCATCTCCAGCGGGTCGGCAAAGCGGCATTCGGAAAGATCGTTCTGGATCTGGAAAGCCAGACCGAGAGGATCCGTCACCGCACGGATGGCCGCCACTTTCGTTTCCTCCGCCCCGGCCAGGATGGCTCCGATGACGCAGGGGGCTTCAAAGGTGTAACGGGTGGTCTTGAGGTGGTACATCCGCTCGATTTCCCCGGCCGATAGCTGGGCGATGTCGCGCACACTGAAAAGGATGTCATAGATTTCACCCACCCCGGTGTCGACGGTGTATCCAAGAAACTTCTCCATGACCCGGGCGCGCACGAGGGGGTCGAAGCCGGACTGGTTCAGGACACGCAGGGCCATGGCGAACACAATATCACCCATGACCACGGCCACATTTTCACCCACCCGATCGCTGCCCTCGAAGGCACTGATGCGTTGCTCCACCAGCTTGTGGTAAGTCGGCAGGCCGCGCCGGGTGTCGGACCGGTCGATGACATCATCGTGCATGAGGATGAAGGTGTGGAGCAACTCCAGGGAAGCCGCCACACGCATCAAGCCGGGATGATCCGGGGGAAGATTGCCGCCAAAGGCACGGTAGCTGAGGAGGAACATCAGGGGGCGGACACGTTTGCCCTTGCGTCCGACGAACTCCGCCAGATCGAAATACAACGGCTCGAACCACTCACCGTAGTGGTAGGTGTCCTTCTGTTCCGTGAACAGGTCCTGCAATGTGGTCTCCAGGGCGGCCTGGGCTTTTTCCAATCCCTCGGTGGGCATGCGTGCAGCGTAAGGCGGGTCCGGTTAAATGCAAACGCCGATTCCCCTCTCCTTCAAATGACGTAGACGAGGGAATCTCCACCACGCTGCTTGGTCGTGACCACCACGGAATGCTCCTCATAATAGACCAGACTTTCAGGAGGCACGCTGTTCATGAGGAAGACGTTGCCGCCGATGGTGCTACCGGCACCGATGACGGTCTGGCCGCCCAAGATGGTGGCCCCCGGGTAGATGGTCACCCGGTCCTCG
This window of the Candidatus Methylacidiphilales bacterium genome carries:
- a CDS encoding lysophospholipid acyltransferase family protein — encoded protein: MIAARKEPLLDELFYRAYLRPSLRRHFHTIRIRGMGHLRGLPAGRSVIAFANHTNWWDGLIIFFLTRFVPERQFFCMMEEKQLRHYRFFTRLGAFSVDPGNSLRAAGAVFYSLKLLKRPDTMLWIFPQGKMVGSQDPVEIRPGAGFIGQRSNQSLMIPVAFRYAFFREQRPEVLIAVGEPHTAAEVSEAWIQQSLQQLADELRESESSGDLSGFEPLMNPGWSVNKVWEAVIHFLRGRWHEFKPVN
- a CDS encoding phytoene/squalene synthase family protein — protein: MDLIVDRSYRAAADVTRLHAKSFYFASVALPHDKKRHAYALYSFCRYLDDRVDRADSPAAMDEAVRELEDFVARVASGSGTITGERRRLPWVDAFLHTTEVCGIPADLYRDLLHGVRLDRAEVELPDWPSLKSYCYYVAGVVGLMMTRIFGMEDRTHDPRAVELGEAMQLTNILRDVAEDLRLGRVYLPKEELARFGLDRAFLARGQVTPEWREFMRFQTGRARAAYASAEPGIRALPRDGSQRTVWLMSTIYAGILDAVEEADYDVFTARRHVPLSRKCLLAMRVWFR
- a CDS encoding polyprenyl synthetase family protein, with amino-acid sequence MPTEGLEKAQAALETTLQDLFTEQKDTYHYGEWFEPLYFDLAEFVGRKGKRVRPLMFLLSYRAFGGNLPPDHPGLMRVAASLELLHTFILMHDDVIDRSDTRRGLPTYHKLVEQRISAFEGSDRVGENVAVVMGDIVFAMALRVLNQSGFDPLVRARVMEKFLGYTVDTGVGEIYDILFSVRDIAQLSAGEIERMYHLKTTRYTFEAPCVIGAILAGAEETKVAAIRAVTDPLGLAFQIQNDLSECRFADPLEMSSCTDLLEGKKTLVVRCAYDRLDEVDRSFLQLCLNSARRTESTLVKLRDLILKSGALEVMKQRAEDLFTQAAGEVDSGVFTENESARIHTALRLIRQQARVMV